In one window of Cheilinus undulatus linkage group 23, ASM1832078v1, whole genome shotgun sequence DNA:
- the LOC121505198 gene encoding peroxisomal succinyl-coenzyme A thioesterase-like, whose translation MFRRIPPVLSVRPTRALVDEMFKVVVENLPPASPVTLHSLHFSEDKDYWEAYGHYMSDHRGTVNVAEDMSFGGTYTGKEPMGLLWSVRPEPGSRTGLRLRKREVTSPMPVHISVYSGHMTEGFRKQPPLASVLTERWYMAPGVQRVELKGKGVRGTLFIPPGPGPFPGLLDMWGGGGGLLEYRSALLASHGYVSLALEYFSPGELKSADLQIQYFESAFNLIKDHPQVIPDRVGIFGLSLGTILAIYLAAESTKIKPHCCVCISGHHLIAIGSTVHGTLRTDPDKTRYDENNYRIWRDTILPIPTDPSEKLDVRKIKCPMLLVIGDDDQNTPTVEAAEDMAKMMQSGGNLHLLSTLTYPNTGHLIEPPYSPHFRATNFIIPDTKEKAIVLWGGQTKPHSDAQEDAWRKILAFLQHHLYSSTIPRARM comes from the exons ATGTTTCGAAGAATTCCTCCAGTCCTCTCTGTTCGACCGACCCGGGCTCTGGTTGATGAGATGTTCAAGGTGGTGGTGGAGAATCTGCCGCCAGCGTCTCCAGTCACTCTTCACTCCCTTCACTTCTCTGAGGACAAGGACTACTGGGAGGCTTATGGACACTACATGAGTGATCACAGAGGAACAGTTAATG TTGCCGAGGATATGAGTTTTGGGGGCACATACACGGGAAAAGAACCCATGGGTTTGCTGTGGAGTGTGCGCCCTGAACCCGGCAGCCGCACTGGCCTCAG GTTGAGAAAGAGAGAAGTCACCAGCCCCATGCCGGTCCACATCTCGGTCTACAGCGGACATATGACTGAGGGTTTCAGAAAGCAGCCTCCTCTGGCTTCTGTGCTCACAGAGAGATGGTACATGGCCCCAGGAGTCCAAAGGGTCGAACTCAAGGGGAAAGGAGTGCGAGGGACTCTCTTTATACCTCCAG GTCCTGGACCCTTCCCTGGGTTACTGGATATGtggggaggaggtggagggctgTTGGAGTATCGTTCGGCCCTGCTGGCGTCTCATGGTTATGTCTCTTTGGCGCTGGAGTATTTCTCCCCTGGTGAGCTGAAGTCAGCAGATCTACAGATACAGTATTTTGAG TCGGCATTTAACCTCATCAAGGACCATCCTCAGGTGATCCCGGACAGAGTTGGAATTTTTGGTCTTTCACTTGGGACAATTTTGGCCATTTATTTGGCAGCTGAAAGCACAAAAATCAAG CCTCACTGCTGTGTTTGTATCAGCGGCCACCACCTAATAGCAATCGGATCGACCGTTCATGGAACCCTACGGACAGACCCAGA CAAGACTCGTTATGATGAGAACAACTACCGAATATGGCGTGACACCATATTACCCATCCCCACTGACCCTTCAGAGAAACTGGAT GTGCGGAAAATAAAGTGTCCCATGCTGTTGGTTATTGGTGATGATGATCAAAACACTCCAACAGTCGAGGCTGCGGAGGAT ATGGCCAAGATGATGCAGTCAGGAGGGAACCTCCACCTGCTGTCCACGCTGACTTACCCCAACACCGGACATCTGATCGAGCCACCGTACTCTCCTCATTTTAGAGCGACTAATTTCATAATTCCTGACACAAAAGAGAAAG cGATAGTTCTGTGGGGAGGACAAACCAAACCTCATTCAGACGCTCAGGAGGACGCCTGGAGGAAGATCTTAGCCTTTCTACAGCATCATCTGTACTCCAGCACAATCCCCAGAGCCAGGATGTGA
- the LOC121505633 gene encoding peroxisomal succinyl-coenzyme A thioesterase-like — translation MSQPIPPVLSVRPIRALVDETFKVVVENLPPVSPVTLHSLHFSEDKDYWEAYGHYMSDPSGTVSVSEDLSFGGTYTGKEPMGLLWSMRPESGSPPGLRLRRKDVTSPMLVHISVYSGHINEGFRKQPPLASVLTERWYMAPGVQRIEIKEREVRGTLFIPSGPGPFPGLLDLWGGGGGLVEYRAALLASHGYACLALQYFYPKELNTEELLLQYFEKAFDCIKDHPDVIPDRVGFFGLSLGTILVIHIAAASTKIKPCCCVCVSGHHLFPSGTALNFDLEYEQQQYLKIQMDENNHQITRYMRLPIPSDPSKKTAVQNIKCPVLLVNGDDDQNCPAVEAAEDMAQMMQAGGNLHLLSTLTYPNTGHLIEPPYSPHFRATNFIVPIVNQKATMLWGGQTKPHSDAQEDSWRKILAFLQHHLYSVPKARM, via the exons ATGTCCCAGCCTATTCCTCCAGTCCTCTCTGTTCGACCGATCCGGGCTCTGGTTGATGAGACGTTCAAGGTGGTGGTGGAGAATCTGCCGCCAGTGTCTCCAGTCACTCTTCACTCCCTCCACTTCTCTGAGGACAAGGACTACTGGGAGGCTTATGGACACTACATGAGTGATCCCAGCGGAACAGTCAGTG TTTCAGAGGATCTGAGTTTTGGGGGCACGTACACAGGAAAAGAACCCATGGGTTTGTTGTGGAGCATGCGTCCTGAGTCAGGCAGCCCCCCCGGCCTCAG GCTGAGAAGGAAGGACGTCACCAGCCCCATGTTGGTCCACATCTCGGTCTACAGTGGACACATAAACGAAGGCTTCAGGAAGCAGCCTCCTCTGGCCTCTGTGCTCACAGAGAGATGGTACATGGCTCCAGGAGTCCAGAGGATTGAAATCAAAGAGAGAGAAGTGAGAGGGACCCTCTTTATACCTTCAG GTCCTGGACCTTTCCCTGGGTTGTTGGATTTGtggggaggaggtggaggtcTGGTGGAGTACCGTGCAGCCTTGCTGGCATCTCATGGTTATGCCTGTTTGGCGTTGCAGTATTTTTATCCTAAAGAGCTAAATACAGAGGAGCTCCTGTTACAGTATTTTGAg AAGGCTTTTGATTGTATCAAGGACCATCCTGACGTGATCCCAGACAGAGTTGGATTTTTTGGTCTTTCCCTTGGCACAATTTTGGTTATCCATATCGCAGCTGCAAGCACAAAGATCAAG ccttgctgctgtgtttgtgtcagcGGCCACCACTTATTTCCAAGTGGAACGGCTCTTAATTTTGATTTAGAATATGAACAACA ACAGTATCTGAAGATACAGATGGATGAGAACAACCACCAGATAACACGATACATGCGTCTACCGATCCCCAGTGACCCCTCAAAGAAAACCGCT GTGCAGAACATTAAGTGTCCCGTTCTGTTGGTCAACGGCGATGATGATCAGAACTGTCCTGCTGTGGAGGCTGCTGAAGAT ATGGCCCAGATGATGCAGGCTGGAGGAAACCTCCACCTGCTCTCCACGCTGACCTACCCCAACACCGGACATCTGATCGAGCCGCCGTACTCTCCTCACTTCAGGGCGACTAACTTCATAGTTCCTATTGTGAATCAGAAAG CAACAATGCTGTGGGGAGGACAAACCAAACCTCATTCAGATGCTCAGGAAGACTCCTGGAGGAAGATCTTAGCTTTTCTACAGCATCATCTCTACTCTGTCCCAAAAGCCAGGATGTGA